A single window of Streptomyces griseoviridis DNA harbors:
- the secA gene encoding preprotein translocase subunit SecA has translation MSVLSKIMRAGEGKILRKLHRIADQVNSIEEDFVDLSDAELRALTDEYKQRYADGESLDDLLPEAFATVREAAKRVLGQRHYDVQLMGGAALHLGYVAEMKTGEGKTLVGTLPAYLNALSGEGVHLITVNDYLAERDSEMMGRVHKFLGLEVGCILANMTPAQRREQYECDITYGTNNEFGFDYLRDNMAWAKDELVQRGHNFAIVDEVDSILVDEARTPLIISGPADQATKWYGDFAKLVTRLKKGEAGNPLKGVEETGDYDVDEKKRTVAIHESGVAKVEDWLGIDNLYESVNTPLVGYLNNAIKAKELFKKDKDYVVIDGEVMIVDEHTGRILAGRRYNEGMHQAIEAKEGVDIKDENQTLATITLQNFFRLYKRHNHQGKEMPGLCGMTGTAMTEAAEFHQIYKLGVVPIPTNRPMVRKDQSDLIYRTEIAKFEAVVDDIVEKHEKGQPILVGTTSVEKSEYLSQQLSKRGVQHEVLNAKQHDREATIVAQAGRKGAVTVATNMAGRGTDIKLGGNPEDLAEAELRQRGLDPEEHIEEWAQALPAALKNAEQAVRTEFEEVKDLGGLYVLGTERHESRRIDNQLRGRSGRQGDPGESRFYLSLGDDLMRLFKAQMVERVMSMANVPDDVPIENKMVTRAIASAQSQVEQQNFETRKNVLKYDEVLNRQREVIYGERRRVLEGEDLEEQVQHFMNDTIDAYIGAETAEGFPEDWDLERLWGAFKQLYPVKITVDELEEAAGDRAGLTAEFISESIKDDIREQYESREAQLGSEIMRELERRVVLSVLDRKWREHLYEMDYLQEGIGLRAMAQKDPLVEYQREGFDMFTAMMEGIKEESVGYLFNLEVQVEQQVEEVPVEDARPEAEAPQDAVPAQAGARPEIRAKGLDAPQRRNLHFSAPTVDGEGGTIEGELVGDDDVVRSEADGLTRAERRKQSRGSRRRKK, from the coding sequence GTGTCCGTCCTCTCGAAGATCATGCGTGCAGGCGAAGGCAAGATCCTGCGCAAGCTGCACCGCATTGCGGACCAGGTCAACTCCATCGAAGAGGACTTTGTCGACCTCTCCGACGCCGAGCTGCGGGCCCTCACCGATGAGTACAAGCAGCGTTACGCCGACGGGGAGAGCCTGGACGACCTGCTCCCCGAGGCCTTCGCCACCGTGCGCGAGGCCGCCAAGCGCGTCCTCGGCCAGCGTCACTACGACGTGCAGCTGATGGGCGGCGCCGCGCTGCACCTCGGCTATGTCGCCGAGATGAAGACCGGTGAGGGCAAGACCCTGGTCGGCACCCTGCCCGCGTACCTGAACGCGCTGTCGGGCGAAGGCGTCCACCTCATCACGGTCAACGACTACCTGGCCGAGCGCGACTCCGAGATGATGGGCCGCGTCCACAAGTTCCTGGGCCTCGAGGTCGGCTGCATCCTGGCCAACATGACCCCGGCGCAGCGCCGCGAGCAGTACGAGTGCGACATCACGTACGGCACGAACAACGAGTTCGGCTTCGACTACCTGCGCGACAACATGGCGTGGGCCAAGGACGAACTGGTCCAGCGCGGCCACAACTTCGCCATCGTCGACGAGGTCGACTCCATCCTGGTCGACGAGGCCAGGACGCCGCTGATCATCTCGGGACCGGCCGACCAGGCCACCAAGTGGTACGGCGACTTCGCCAAGCTCGTCACGCGCCTGAAGAAGGGCGAGGCGGGCAACCCCCTCAAGGGCGTCGAGGAGACCGGCGACTACGACGTCGACGAGAAGAAGCGCACGGTCGCGATCCACGAGTCCGGCGTCGCCAAGGTCGAGGACTGGCTGGGCATCGACAACCTCTACGAGTCGGTGAACACCCCCCTGGTCGGCTACCTGAACAACGCCATCAAGGCCAAGGAACTCTTCAAGAAGGACAAGGACTACGTCGTCATCGACGGCGAGGTCATGATCGTCGACGAGCACACCGGCCGTATCCTCGCCGGCCGCCGCTACAACGAGGGCATGCACCAGGCGATCGAGGCGAAGGAAGGGGTGGACATCAAGGACGAGAACCAGACGCTCGCCACGATCACCCTCCAGAACTTCTTCCGCCTCTACAAGCGCCACAACCACCAGGGCAAGGAGATGCCCGGCCTCTGCGGCATGACCGGTACGGCCATGACCGAGGCCGCCGAGTTCCACCAGATCTACAAGCTCGGCGTCGTGCCCATCCCGACCAACCGGCCGATGGTCCGCAAGGACCAGTCCGACCTGATCTACCGCACCGAGATCGCGAAGTTCGAGGCGGTCGTCGACGACATCGTCGAGAAGCACGAGAAGGGCCAGCCGATCCTCGTCGGTACGACGTCGGTCGAGAAGTCCGAGTACCTCTCGCAGCAGCTCTCCAAGCGCGGTGTGCAGCACGAGGTGCTCAACGCCAAGCAGCACGACCGGGAGGCGACGATCGTCGCCCAGGCGGGCCGCAAGGGCGCCGTGACCGTCGCCACCAACATGGCCGGCCGCGGTACCGACATCAAGCTCGGCGGCAACCCCGAGGACCTCGCGGAGGCGGAGCTGCGGCAGCGCGGCCTCGACCCCGAGGAGCACATCGAGGAGTGGGCGCAGGCGCTGCCGGCCGCCCTGAAGAACGCCGAGCAGGCGGTGCGGACCGAGTTCGAGGAGGTCAAGGACCTCGGCGGGCTCTACGTCCTGGGCACCGAGCGGCACGAGTCGCGCCGCATCGACAACCAGCTCCGCGGTCGTTCCGGCCGGCAGGGCGACCCCGGCGAGTCCCGGTTCTACCTCTCCCTCGGCGACGACCTGATGCGCCTGTTCAAGGCCCAGATGGTCGAGCGCGTGATGTCGATGGCGAACGTCCCCGACGACGTGCCGATCGAGAACAAGATGGTCACGCGCGCGATCGCGTCCGCCCAGTCGCAGGTCGAGCAGCAGAACTTCGAGACCCGCAAGAACGTCCTCAAGTACGACGAGGTCCTCAACCGGCAGCGCGAGGTCATCTACGGCGAGCGGCGGCGGGTGCTGGAGGGCGAGGACCTGGAGGAGCAGGTCCAGCACTTCATGAACGACACGATCGACGCGTACATCGGCGCGGAGACCGCCGAGGGCTTCCCCGAGGACTGGGACCTGGAGCGGCTGTGGGGCGCCTTCAAGCAGCTCTACCCGGTGAAGATCACCGTCGATGAGCTGGAGGAGGCGGCGGGCGACCGGGCCGGTCTCACCGCCGAGTTCATCTCCGAGTCCATCAAGGACGACATCCGCGAGCAGTACGAGTCGCGTGAGGCGCAGCTCGGCTCCGAGATCATGCGGGAGCTGGAGCGCCGGGTCGTGCTGTCGGTCCTTGACCGCAAGTGGCGCGAGCACCTCTACGAGATGGACTACCTCCAGGAGGGCATCGGCCTGCGCGCGATGGCGCAGAAGGACCCCCTGGTCGAGTACCAGCGCGAGGGCTTCGACATGTTCACCGCCATGATGGAGGGCATCAAGGAGGAGTCCGTCGGCTACCTGTTCAACCTGGAGGTCCAGGTCGAGCAGCAGGTCGAGGAGGTCCCGGTCGAGGACGCGCGTCCCGAGGCGGAGGCCCCGCAGGACGCGGTGCCGGCCCAGGCGGGCGCCCGGCCGGAGATCCGCGCCAAGGGCCTGGACGCCCCGCAGCGGCGCAACCTGCACTTCTCCGCGCCGACCGTGGACGGAGAGGGCGGCACCATCGAGGGCGAGCTCGTCGGTGACGACGACGTCGTGCGCTCGGAGGCCGACGGCCTCACGCGCGCGGAGCGCCGCAAGCAGTCCCGGGGCAGCCGCCGTCGCAAGAAGTGA
- a CDS encoding GNAT family N-acetyltransferase, whose product MEPVTLTTPRLLLRTVGPRDTDAVYAAAQDTDILRWTTLPSPYLPEHARSFTEEIVPEGWANGSTFTFGLFLPQGELAGMLGLSMRSLSSAEIGYWAAKEHRGRGFVTEAVRAVTRWAFVDLAVDRVEWRAEIGNAPSRAVAERAGFRLEGVLRSGLVHQGVRRDCWVGSLLPSDLELPSTAPYLPTPTRHS is encoded by the coding sequence ATGGAACCCGTGACGCTCACGACGCCCCGTCTCCTTCTGCGCACGGTCGGTCCGCGGGACACCGACGCGGTGTACGCGGCGGCCCAGGACACCGACATCCTGCGCTGGACCACCCTTCCCTCGCCCTATCTCCCCGAGCACGCGCGCAGCTTCACCGAGGAGATCGTCCCCGAAGGGTGGGCGAACGGCTCCACGTTCACCTTCGGCCTCTTCCTCCCCCAGGGAGAGCTGGCGGGCATGCTCGGCCTGAGCATGCGCTCCCTCAGCTCGGCGGAGATCGGCTACTGGGCCGCCAAGGAGCACCGCGGCCGGGGCTTCGTCACCGAGGCCGTGCGCGCCGTGACCCGCTGGGCCTTCGTCGACCTCGCGGTCGACCGCGTGGAGTGGCGCGCGGAGATCGGCAACGCCCCCTCGCGCGCGGTGGCGGAACGCGCGGGCTTCCGTCTGGAGGGCGTCCTGCGGTCGGGCCTGGTGCACCAGGGCGTGCGGCGCGACTGCTGGGTGGGTTCCCTGCTCCCGTCGGACCTGGAGCTGCCGTCGACCGCGCCGTACCTGCCGACGCCCACCCGGCACTCCTGA